The genome window ACCACAATGGCAACTATAGATCCGTATAGCCATAAAATTTATACCTCAGATGGGGTTACCAGTATTTTACAGGAATGGGACAGCAGTTTGAAGATGCTGCGTTCGGTAAAACTACCCTCCACAGCAATGAACGCTAGTTTTACCAAAGAAAAAACAGGTGCAGTAACTGCAAAATTCTCCTGCATAGGAGAACTTCAGCTGGTTGATTTTCCAAACGGCAGGATAATGAATGTTAACCTAAATGATGCCGGGCTAAACCCTGTAAAATTTGCATCAGAATTAGCCCGCCCTGTTCATACGGTGTCAGGAGATTTTAATAAAGACGGCCTGACAGACTGGGTGATTTGCGGACAAGGATATTTAAAAGGTGGCGTGTACATGTTTCTACAAAATAATGACGGAACCTTTGTACAAACAAACATCAGCGATAAAGCCGGTGCGGTAAAAGCAATAGTGGGCGACTTTAACAAGGACGGCTGGCAGGATTTGATGGTGTTATTCGGAAGGGGAGACGAGGGACTCACCCTGTTTTTGAATGATCAGCATGGCGGTTTTACTAAAAAAAATCTTTTGCAATTTCCACCTGTTTATGGCTCAACGGATTTTGAGGTAACTGATCTTGACCACGACGGAAATTTGGATGTTATTTACACTTGCGGATTTAATTTCAACGACTCGCGGATACTAAAGCCTTATCATGGGTTATATCTTTATAAAAATACAGGCAACTGGAACTTAAAGCAAGAATGGTTTTATCCCATTAACGGCTGTACAAAATTTGTTACCGCCGATTTTGATGGCGATGGTGATCTTGATATTGCAACCACAGCATTTTTTGCCGACCTGAAGGATAATCCGGCAGAAGGTTGTATTTATTTTGAACACGATAAGGCTTTTAGCTTCAAACCACATGCTTTACCGGTTAGCAAATATGGCCGTTGGTTTAATATGGATGTTGGCGATTATAACAGTGATGGGAAGCCCGATATTATATTAAGCAATTACTCAACCGGCTTTAACTTCCAACCTGGCTTAAAACCATTTTGGTTAAAAAATTTACCTTTCGTGGTATTGGAAAATAATTTTAAGAAATAGTCCGGTAAAAATAAGGAAAGCCGTAGCCGCAGTTTTAGATGCAGCTACGGCTTTTTGCTTGCCCGTTATTTTTTTATTGTAGTTTTTATATAAGCCATTATTTTCTGTGTTTCTTCGGGATATACGCCAATATGATGGGTGTGGATTAGCGTGGGTGACTGCCCGGCAATAATGGTTTTTGATGTAAAAGCAGGCATATGGCACGAGATGCAATTATTGGTCAGCATTGATGCGTTCAGTGTCCCGGTTAACTTGCACTGAATGTGTGAATCACTGTTGTGGCAAGTCATACACTTGGCGGCAAAAAGCGTTAATTTCCCCCTGTCGTTTACATGTGTATTGTGGCATGTTGAACAATCAAGCTGGCTGCTTATAAAGCATTTACTGCTTTCTAATAATGCCTTTTGATTGCCATGTACGTCAATATGCGTGTAATCAGTTTGTGAAGTTGTTTTGTGTGCTTCCAGGTATTTTGATAGTGTATCACCGGGTTTAAAACTAAAAGTTGGTTTCAGCAGCCTGCTGGCCGATCCTGAATGGCAGATGGCGCAAATGTTTATTTTTTGCTCACGGCTTAATGAACTAAATGTAGTGATGTATTTTGCC of Mucilaginibacter xinganensis contains these proteins:
- a CDS encoding FG-GAP repeat domain-containing protein, with the translated sequence MNIKKAYIISSFIFLIVTALAGSILLSGCKNKTAERYVLTGDTLTDGKNLVQIHCTKCHALVPANALTKDVWTFHTLPAMGPYLGITPYLDGYFKKDTAGLTLIEWQNIVSYYKKIAPASLSAAKPPVTAANDWAGFALKTPAPTEKAVFTTMATIDPYSHKIYTSDGVTSILQEWDSSLKMLRSVKLPSTAMNASFTKEKTGAVTAKFSCIGELQLVDFPNGRIMNVNLNDAGLNPVKFASELARPVHTVSGDFNKDGLTDWVICGQGYLKGGVYMFLQNNDGTFVQTNISDKAGAVKAIVGDFNKDGWQDLMVLFGRGDEGLTLFLNDQHGGFTKKNLLQFPPVYGSTDFEVTDLDHDGNLDVIYTCGFNFNDSRILKPYHGLYLYKNTGNWNLKQEWFYPINGCTKFVTADFDGDGDLDIATTAFFADLKDNPAEGCIYFEHDKAFSFKPHALPVSKYGRWFNMDVGDYNSDGKPDIILSNYSTGFNFQPGLKPFWLKNLPFVVLENNFKK